The following are encoded in a window of Carya illinoinensis cultivar Pawnee chromosome 15, C.illinoinensisPawnee_v1, whole genome shotgun sequence genomic DNA:
- the LOC122297644 gene encoding type IV inositol polyphosphate 5-phosphatase 3 isoform X6 translates to MYFDKDMKQRSKHQPELFWPRVVMRKWLNISTKDSDFSADEDDFDIDSDSDSDSEAEGFGQRGRQSRLVGNRGDDAQVDLEDDLPRLRRRRKSETFRAQYINNEEVRICVGTWNVGGKLPPDDLDIDDWLNNNEPADIYVLGLQEIVPLNAGNIFGAEDSRPVPRWENIIRETLNRIRPKETNIKSFSDPPSPSKYKPSDDIPDIEEEIFLESDSDVGDEVHPLDEESNDFDEGKDRSITEQTTYVNSGVSDCPGSAILGFPGEEELQGQFSSPKRLDRLNCLRTEHSENVETPVARHSGKLTKILSGSERIGLSWPEPPLNLLSQRVLERPNSFRSVKSFKAPKSFTTYSSFKSTTNEVPPQIALLAEIDLKSLLKRKRRSPFVRIVSKQMVGIFLTIWVRRSLRRHIRNLKVSTVGVGVMGYIGNKGSISVSMSIHQTFFCFICTHLTSGEKDGDELKRNTDVHEILRRTRFHSVSDSGLPGGIHNHERIIWLGDLNYRINLPYEKTQELISNKEWSKLVEKDQLVQELKKGRAFDGWSEGTLRFPPTYKYEINSEKYYGEDPKAGRRTPAWCDRVLSYGKGLKLLSYRRTELKLSDHRPVTATYMAEVEVFSPRKLQRALTFTDAEIEREDV, encoded by the exons aTGTACTTCGACAAAG ATATGAAACAACGTTCGAAGCACCAACCAGAG CTCTTCTGGCCCAGAGTGGTGATGCGCAAATGGCTTAACATCAGCACCAAGGACTCCGATTTCAGCGCTGACGAGGACGACTTCGATATAgattccgattccgattccgattcGGAGGCTGAAG GATTTGGTCAACGGGGAAGACAGTCGCGGTTGGTGGGCAACAGAGGGGATGATGCTCAGGTTGATCTTGAAG ATGATCTTCCAAggttaagaagaagaagaaaatcagaAACTTTTAGGgcacaatatataaacaacgAGGAAGTCAG AATATGCGTCGGGACTTGGAATGTTGGAGGGAAACTTCCACCTGATGACCTAGATATTGATGATTGGCTAAATAACAACGAGCCAGCTGATATATATGTGCTTGG TCTTCAAGAGATTGTGCCATTAAATGCCGGGAATATCTTTGGTGCTGAAGATAGTCGCCCAGTTCCAAGGTGGGAAAACATCATCCGTGAAACACTGAATCGAATCCGGCCCAAggaaacaaatataaaatccTTTAGTGATCCCCCCTCTCCATCAAAGTATAAGCCATCTGATGATATCCCAGATATAGAAGAGGAGATTTTTCTTGAAAGTGATAGTGATGTAGGTGATGAAGTTCACCCATTGGATGAAGAATCCAATGATTTTGATGAAGGTAAGGATAGATCAATCACAGAGCAAACCACATATGTGAATTCTGGAGTTTCAGACTGTCCTGGAAGTGCCATATTAGGCTTTCCAGGAGAAGAAGAATTACAGGGGCAATTTTCTTCTCCAAAGAGGTTGGATAGGTTAAATTGTTTGAGGACAGAACATTCAGAAAATGTGGAAACACCAGTTGCTCGACACTCTGGTAAATTAACCAAAATTCTCAGTGGATCAGAAAGGATTGGTTTGAGCTGGCCAGAGCCTCCTTTAAACTTGCTATCTCAGCGTGTATTAGAGAGGCCTAATTCCTTCAGATCGGTTAAATCTTTTAAAGCACCTAAATCTTTCACGACATATAGTTCTTTCAAGTCAACTACAAATGAAGTGCCTCCACAGATAGCACTGCTTGCAGAAATTGACCTCAAATCTCTCTTGAAGAGGAAGCGAAGATCACCATTTGTAAGGATAGTAAGCAAGCAGATGGTTGGGATTTTCCTCACTATATGGGTCCGTAGGAGTTTGCGTAGACATATTCGGAACTTAAAAGTGTCTACAGTTGGTGTTGGTGTTATGGGCTACATTGGTAACAAG GGATCAATATCCGTCAGCATGTCCATACATCAgacctttttttgttttatatgtacTCACCTGACATCGGGtgaaaaagatggagatgaaCTAAAAAGAAATACTGATGTGCATGAAATACTTCGGAGAACTCGATTTCATTCGGTTTCGGATAGTGGACTTCCCGGGGGCATCCATAATCATGA AAGAATAATTTGGTTGGGTGATCTCAATTACCGTATAAACTTACCTTATGAGAAAACACAAGAATTAATTTCCAACAAGGAGTGGTCTAAGTTGGTTGAAAAGGACCAG CTTGTACAAGAACTTAAAAAGGGCCGTGCATTTGATGGATGGTCTGAGGGTACTTTAAGATTCCCGCCTACATATAAATATGAGATAAATTCAGAAAAGTACTATGGAGAGGATCCAAAGGCTGGAAGGCGTACACCAGCATG GTGTGATCGTGTTCTTTCATATGGCAAGGGACTGAAGCTACTAAGTTACAGGAGGACCGAGCTTAAACTTTCAGATCACCGACCTGTGACTGCCACATATATGGCTGAGGTTGAGGTGTTTTCTCCCAGGAAACTACAGCGGGCACTCACATTCACTGATGCAGAGATCGAAAGGGAAGATGTATAG